The following coding sequences are from one Streptomyces sp. NBC_00536 window:
- a CDS encoding ROK family protein, translating to MTGIGRAGGGVETAPASQQGMRRQNLAAVIGVVAAHGPLSRADVAGHTGLTRPAVSSMVDELIGRGALTETETAPSGRVGRPGRALALNDRGPAGLGLEIGVTHLAACVVDLRGEPRVWRRVERANAGRPAGLVLAEAAALGAEAESEAAALGLRVEGRVLAVPGVVPNTPSGLVANAPNLGWQAVRPADHWPDPDTAPEPENEANLGALAEQWHRGNPAETFVHVSAEAGIGAALVIGGQLFRGARGFAGELGHLPVHPEGARCACGARGCLEQYAGEAAVLREAGLAHVGDPVALLAERAAAGDAATLRALDRAGRALGLALTSAVNLIDPDGLVLGGAYAELADWLLPAIRAELAARITVRPWTPEAVRPSALGRRGPVLGAAWSTVRQIIADPARLPAR from the coding sequence ATGACGGGGATCGGCAGGGCGGGCGGGGGCGTGGAGACCGCGCCCGCCTCGCAGCAGGGGATGCGTCGGCAGAACCTCGCGGCGGTGATCGGCGTGGTCGCCGCGCACGGCCCGCTCTCCCGGGCGGACGTCGCCGGGCACACGGGCCTGACCAGGCCTGCCGTCTCCTCCATGGTCGACGAGCTGATCGGCCGCGGGGCGCTGACCGAGACGGAGACCGCGCCCAGCGGTCGCGTCGGCCGCCCCGGGCGGGCACTGGCCCTCAACGACCGGGGTCCCGCGGGCCTCGGCCTGGAGATCGGCGTCACCCATCTCGCCGCATGCGTCGTGGACCTGCGCGGTGAACCCCGCGTGTGGCGCCGGGTGGAGCGGGCCAACGCGGGCCGGCCGGCCGGGCTGGTGCTGGCGGAGGCCGCCGCGCTGGGCGCCGAGGCGGAGTCCGAGGCCGCGGCCCTCGGCCTGCGCGTCGAGGGACGCGTCCTGGCCGTGCCGGGGGTGGTGCCGAACACGCCGAGCGGGCTGGTCGCGAACGCGCCGAACCTCGGCTGGCAGGCAGTGCGCCCCGCCGACCACTGGCCCGACCCCGACACCGCGCCCGAGCCGGAGAACGAAGCCAACCTCGGGGCGCTGGCCGAGCAGTGGCACCGGGGCAACCCCGCCGAGACCTTCGTACACGTCTCCGCCGAGGCCGGAATCGGCGCCGCACTGGTCATCGGCGGGCAGCTGTTCCGCGGCGCCCGCGGCTTCGCGGGCGAACTCGGCCACCTGCCCGTCCACCCGGAGGGCGCCCGCTGCGCCTGCGGGGCACGCGGCTGCCTGGAGCAGTACGCGGGCGAAGCGGCGGTGCTGCGCGAGGCCGGGCTCGCGCACGTCGGCGACCCGGTGGCCCTGCTCGCCGAGCGGGCGGCCGCCGGGGACGCCGCGACCCTGCGCGCCCTGGACCGCGCGGGGCGGGCCCTGGGCCTCGCCCTGACCTCGGCGGTGAACCTGATCGACCCGGACGGCCTCGTCCTGGGCGGCGCCTACGCCGAACTCGCCGACTGGCTCCTCCCTGCCATCCGCGCCGAACTCGCCGCCCGGATCACCGTCCGGCCCTG
- the xylB gene encoding xylulokinase: MSAQRVVIGVDSSTQSTKALAVDIDTGAVVGEGRAAHTVSEGVGRESDPEQWWRALGEAMAATGWADRAAACSIAGQQHGLVTLDAAGRPVRPALLWNDVRSAPQAAGLAAAFGAAELARRTGSVPAAAFTAAKWAWLRANEPAAVDRVAAVRLPHDFLTERLTGEPVTDRGDASGTGWWGPDGYDQDVLDRIGLDYGLLPRVLPPGARAGVVRAGMPLREGALVATGTGDNMAAALGLGLTPGRPVLSLGTSGTVYAVGRTRPADPSGTVAGFADALGGWLPLACTLNCTLAVDRFAALVGRDREDVEAGGTVVVLPYLDGERTPDLPGASGLVHGLRHDTTPGQLLQAAYDGAAHALLAALDGVLRAGGESPAPDEPLLLIGGGARGGAWQRTVLRLSGRAVQVPEAREPVALGAAAQAAALLTGEPADAVARRWGTAGGRVLDPVPRDDDTLERITSTLRRARALQEVSPEER, from the coding sequence ATGTCTGCTCAGCGTGTCGTGATCGGTGTCGACAGCTCGACCCAGTCCACGAAAGCCCTCGCCGTCGACATCGACACAGGCGCCGTCGTGGGCGAGGGCCGCGCCGCACACACCGTCAGTGAGGGCGTCGGACGCGAGAGCGACCCCGAACAGTGGTGGCGGGCGCTCGGCGAGGCCATGGCCGCCACCGGCTGGGCGGACCGCGCCGCCGCCTGCTCGATCGCCGGCCAGCAGCACGGCCTGGTCACCCTCGACGCGGCCGGACGGCCGGTGCGCCCGGCACTGCTCTGGAACGACGTCCGCTCCGCCCCGCAGGCCGCTGGACTCGCAGCCGCGTTCGGCGCGGCAGAGCTGGCCCGCCGCACCGGAAGCGTCCCCGCGGCCGCCTTCACGGCCGCCAAGTGGGCCTGGCTGCGCGCGAACGAGCCTGCCGCCGTCGACCGCGTCGCGGCCGTCCGGCTTCCCCACGACTTCCTGACGGAGCGGCTGACCGGTGAGCCGGTGACGGACCGCGGCGACGCCTCGGGAACCGGCTGGTGGGGCCCGGACGGCTACGACCAGGACGTCCTCGACCGGATCGGCCTCGACTACGGGCTGCTGCCGCGGGTCCTCCCGCCGGGAGCCCGGGCGGGCGTCGTCCGAGCCGGGATGCCGTTGCGCGAGGGCGCACTGGTGGCGACCGGGACCGGTGACAACATGGCCGCCGCCCTCGGGCTGGGCCTGACCCCCGGGCGTCCGGTGCTGAGCCTCGGTACCTCCGGCACCGTCTACGCCGTCGGCCGGACCCGGCCCGCCGACCCGAGCGGAACCGTCGCCGGCTTCGCCGACGCCCTCGGCGGCTGGCTGCCGCTCGCCTGCACGCTCAACTGCACCCTCGCCGTCGACCGCTTCGCCGCCCTCGTCGGCCGCGACCGCGAGGACGTCGAGGCGGGCGGCACGGTGGTGGTCCTTCCCTACCTGGACGGCGAGCGCACCCCCGACCTCCCGGGTGCTTCCGGGCTGGTCCACGGCCTGCGCCACGACACCACACCGGGACAGCTGCTCCAGGCCGCCTACGACGGCGCCGCCCACGCCCTGCTCGCGGCCCTGGACGGCGTACTGCGCGCCGGAGGCGAGAGCCCCGCCCCCGACGAACCACTGCTGCTGATCGGCGGCGGTGCCCGCGGCGGGGCCTGGCAGCGGACCGTCCTGCGGCTGTCCGGCCGGGCGGTCCAGGTGCCCGAGGCCCGGGAACCGGTCGCGCTCGGGGCCGCCGCCCAGGCCGCCGCACTGCTCACCGGCGAGCCCGCCGACGCCGTCGCCCGGCGCTGGGGGACCGCCGGGGGCCGGGTGCTGGACCCCGTACCCCGTGACGACGACACGCTCGAACGGATCACCAGTACGCTGCGGCGGGCGCGGGCCTTGCAGGAGGTTTCGCCGGAAGAACGATAG
- the xylA gene encoding xylose isomerase has product MTSDPLVPTPAHKFTFGLWTVGWQGRDPFGDATRPALDPVESVERLAELGAYGVTFHDDDLIPFGAGDAAREQTVKRFRTALDTAGLKVPMATTNLFTHPVFKDGAFTANDRDVRRYALRKTIRNIDLAVELGASVYVAWGGREGAESGAAKDVRSALDRLKEAFDLLGEYVENQGYDLRFAIEPKPNEPRGDILLPTIGHALAFINELDRPDRVGLNPEVGHEQMAGLNFPHGIAQALWHGKLFHIDLNGQTGIKYDQDLRFGAGDLRQAFWLVDLLESAGYDGPRHFDFKPPRTEDSAGVWASAAACMRNYLLLAERSRAFRSDPQVRAALAASRLPELALPTAEDGLAGLLADRSAFDEFDVDAAARRGMAFEQLDQLALEHLLGAR; this is encoded by the coding sequence ATGACCAGCGACCCGCTCGTCCCCACCCCCGCGCACAAGTTCACCTTCGGCCTGTGGACCGTCGGCTGGCAGGGCCGGGACCCCTTCGGCGACGCCACCCGGCCCGCCCTCGACCCCGTCGAGAGCGTGGAGCGGCTGGCCGAACTCGGCGCCTACGGCGTCACGTTCCACGACGACGACCTGATCCCCTTCGGCGCCGGCGACGCCGCCCGCGAGCAGACGGTCAAGCGCTTCCGCACCGCACTCGACACGGCCGGGCTCAAAGTGCCGATGGCCACGACGAACCTCTTCACCCACCCCGTGTTCAAGGACGGCGCCTTCACCGCGAACGACCGGGACGTGCGCCGGTACGCGCTGCGCAAGACGATCCGCAACATCGACCTGGCCGTGGAACTCGGCGCCTCGGTCTACGTCGCCTGGGGCGGCCGCGAGGGCGCCGAGTCGGGCGCGGCCAAGGACGTACGCTCCGCCCTCGACCGGCTGAAGGAGGCCTTCGATCTGCTGGGCGAGTACGTCGAGAACCAGGGGTACGACCTGCGCTTCGCGATCGAACCCAAGCCCAACGAGCCGCGCGGCGACATCCTGCTGCCCACCATCGGCCACGCCCTGGCGTTCATCAACGAGCTGGACCGGCCCGACCGGGTCGGTCTCAACCCGGAGGTCGGCCACGAGCAGATGGCCGGGCTGAACTTCCCGCACGGCATCGCCCAGGCCCTGTGGCACGGCAAGCTGTTCCACATCGACCTCAACGGCCAGACCGGCATCAAGTACGACCAGGACCTGCGCTTCGGCGCGGGCGACCTGCGCCAGGCCTTCTGGCTGGTCGACCTGCTGGAGTCGGCCGGCTACGACGGCCCCCGCCACTTCGACTTCAAGCCGCCGCGCACCGAGGACTCCGCCGGCGTCTGGGCCTCGGCAGCCGCCTGCATGCGCAACTACCTGCTCCTGGCGGAGCGTTCCCGCGCCTTCCGGTCCGATCCGCAGGTCCGGGCCGCGCTCGCCGCCTCCCGGCTGCCCGAGCTGGCCCTGCCCACCGCCGAGGACGGCCTGGCCGGTCTCCTGGCCGACCGGTCCGCCTTCGACGAGTTCGACGTCGATGCCGCCGCCCGCCGCGGCATGGCCTTCGAGCAGCTGGACCAGCTCGCCCTCGAACACCTCCTCGGCGCCCGCTGA
- the yicI gene encoding alpha-xylosidase: MKFTDGYWLMRPGVTARYAAEVADVRADEHRMTLHAPVKHVLSRGGTLNSALLTVDCWSPAEGVIGVRVTHHAGSVRRGPEFALPGAGPDAGKVHRDGAVVELHAGELSLRVDTSRPWRLEFTAGGRTLTSVDERGTGFATDGDGRHFMLGQLSLGVGESVYGLGERFTPFVKNGQVVDIWQADGGTSSEQAYKNVPFHLTNRGYGVFVNHPGKVSYEVGSESVGHVQFSVEDQSLEYFVVHGPTPKQILERYTALTGRPALPPAWALGLWLTTSFTTDYDEVTVNRFVDGMAARGIPLSVFHLDCFWMREYQWCDFEWHPDTFPDPAGMLARLKQRGLRISAWINPYIAQKSAMFEEGMREGHLVRRPDGSVWQWDLWQPGMALVDFTNPAARDWYTGKLKTLLDQGVDCFKTDFGERIPTDVVWHDGSDPERMHNYYTHLFNQAVFDLLRVERGEGEALLFARSATAGGQQYPVHWGGDCESHFNAMAESLRGGLSLGMSGFGFWSHDIGGFEGTPTPTVFKRWVQFGLLSSHSRLHGSKSYRVPWDYGEEAVEVTREFTLLKHRLAPYLQRAAQQAHATGIPVMRTMVLEFPDDPAAAVLDRQYMLGDDLLVAPVFTDDGTVEYYVPEGTWTNVLTGAQITGPRWVREQHGFHTLPLLARPDSVIPLGADDQRPVSAWADGVELRVHAFADGAERTVVIPRSDGPGEVARFHLRRQGDRLHVTTDSPHPWQLRSGGPAGTVHAWSAGTLEAGLAFPA, from the coding sequence ATGAAGTTCACCGATGGCTACTGGCTGATGCGCCCGGGCGTCACCGCGCGCTACGCCGCCGAGGTCGCGGACGTCCGGGCCGACGAGCACCGGATGACCCTCCACGCGCCGGTGAAGCACGTGCTCAGCCGTGGCGGCACGCTCAACAGCGCGCTCCTGACGGTCGATTGCTGGTCGCCGGCCGAGGGTGTGATCGGGGTCCGCGTCACCCACCACGCCGGTTCGGTGCGGCGGGGGCCGGAGTTCGCGCTGCCCGGCGCCGGGCCGGACGCGGGGAAGGTCCACCGGGACGGCGCGGTGGTCGAGCTCCATGCGGGCGAGCTGTCGCTGCGGGTGGACACCTCCCGGCCGTGGCGCCTGGAGTTCACCGCCGGCGGGCGGACGCTGACCTCCGTGGACGAGCGCGGCACCGGCTTCGCCACCGACGGCGACGGTCGGCACTTCATGCTCGGGCAACTCTCCCTCGGGGTCGGCGAGTCGGTGTACGGGCTGGGGGAGCGGTTCACTCCGTTCGTCAAGAACGGGCAGGTCGTGGACATCTGGCAGGCCGACGGCGGCACCAGCAGCGAGCAGGCGTACAAGAACGTCCCCTTCCACCTGACCAACCGGGGCTACGGCGTCTTCGTCAACCACCCCGGCAAGGTCAGCTACGAGGTCGGCTCCGAGTCGGTCGGGCACGTGCAGTTCAGCGTCGAGGACCAGTCGCTGGAGTACTTCGTCGTCCACGGCCCGACCCCGAAGCAGATCCTGGAGCGCTACACCGCGCTCACCGGCCGCCCCGCCCTGCCGCCGGCCTGGGCGCTCGGCCTGTGGTTGACCACCTCTTTCACCACCGACTACGACGAGGTCACCGTCAACCGCTTCGTCGACGGCATGGCGGCCCGCGGCATCCCGCTGAGCGTCTTCCACCTGGACTGCTTCTGGATGCGCGAGTACCAGTGGTGCGACTTCGAGTGGCACCCGGACACGTTTCCCGACCCGGCCGGCATGCTCGCGCGCCTCAAGCAGCGGGGACTGCGGATCAGCGCCTGGATCAACCCCTACATCGCGCAGAAGTCGGCGATGTTCGAGGAGGGCATGCGCGAGGGCCACCTGGTGCGGCGCCCGGACGGCAGCGTGTGGCAGTGGGACCTGTGGCAGCCCGGCATGGCCCTGGTGGACTTCACCAACCCGGCCGCCCGCGACTGGTACACCGGCAAGCTGAAGACGCTGCTGGACCAGGGCGTGGACTGCTTCAAGACCGACTTCGGCGAGCGCATCCCCACGGACGTCGTCTGGCACGACGGCTCCGACCCCGAGCGGATGCACAACTACTACACCCACCTCTTCAACCAGGCCGTCTTCGACCTGCTCCGAGTGGAACGCGGCGAGGGCGAGGCGCTGCTCTTCGCCCGCTCCGCCACCGCCGGCGGCCAGCAGTACCCCGTGCACTGGGGCGGCGACTGCGAATCCCATTTCAACGCCATGGCCGAGTCGCTGCGCGGCGGGCTCTCCCTCGGCATGTCCGGCTTCGGCTTCTGGAGCCACGACATCGGCGGCTTCGAGGGCACCCCGACCCCCACCGTCTTCAAGCGCTGGGTGCAGTTCGGCCTCCTCTCCTCGCACAGCCGCCTGCACGGCAGCAAGTCCTACCGCGTCCCGTGGGACTACGGGGAGGAGGCCGTCGAGGTCACCCGGGAGTTCACCCTGCTCAAGCACCGCCTCGCCCCGTACCTCCAGCGGGCCGCCCAACAGGCCCACGCCACCGGCATCCCCGTCATGCGCACCATGGTGCTGGAATTCCCCGACGACCCCGCCGCCGCCGTGCTCGACCGGCAGTACATGCTCGGCGACGACCTGCTCGTCGCCCCGGTCTTCACCGACGACGGCACGGTCGAGTACTACGTGCCGGAAGGGACGTGGACGAACGTTCTGACCGGTGCTCAGATCACGGGTCCCCGCTGGGTCCGCGAACAGCACGGCTTCCACACCCTGCCGCTGCTGGCACGCCCCGACTCCGTCATCCCGCTCGGCGCCGACGACCAGCGCCCGGTCTCCGCCTGGGCGGACGGCGTCGAACTGCGGGTGCACGCCTTCGCCGACGGCGCCGAGCGCACCGTGGTGATCCCGCGCTCCGACGGCCCCGGCGAGGTGGCCCGCTTCCATCTGCGCCGCCAGGGCGACCGCCTCCACGTGACCACCGACAGCCCGCATCCCTGGCAGCTCCGGTCCGGCGGGCCGGCCGGAACCGTCCACGCCTGGTCCGCCGGCACCCTGGAGGCCGGCCTCGCCTTCCCGGCCTGA
- a CDS encoding GH1 family beta-glucosidase has protein sequence MSTPDFPELPAGFRFGAATAAYQIEGAHDEDGRGPSIWDTFSHTPGRTLDGATGDTACDHYHRYGEDVALLRGLGVDGYRFSIAWPRLLPGGTGPANPKGLDFYDRLIDELLAAGIAPAVTLYHWDLPQALEDRGGWRVRETAEAFGQYAALAAERYGDRVERWITLNEPYCSAFVGYGEGRHAPGGEEGRGALAAAHHLLVAHGLAVRELRAAGAREVGITLNLDRIHLASALPEDRAALRRAKVLHNEVWTEPLLAGRYPAHETETWVGLADGPWRLPGDLELIGVPLDFLGVNFYRPVTFAAAPHREADPEARTAVDIGVTEVDRYRVRHTTMGWPVVPDALTELLRELHARHPRLPPVWITENGSAEADTIGPDGRVRDAARIGYLTDHLSAVADAISAGVDVRGYYVWSLLDNFEWARGYGQRFGLVHVDYDTLTRTPKDSYHWFRALITAHRARTEETTR, from the coding sequence ATGAGCACCCCGGACTTCCCGGAACTGCCCGCCGGGTTCCGTTTCGGTGCCGCGACCGCCGCCTACCAGATCGAGGGTGCCCACGACGAGGACGGCCGCGGCCCGTCCATCTGGGACACCTTCAGCCACACCCCCGGCCGTACGCTCGACGGTGCCACGGGCGACACCGCCTGCGACCACTACCACCGCTACGGCGAGGACGTCGCCCTGCTGCGCGGGCTCGGCGTCGACGGCTACCGCTTCTCGATCGCCTGGCCCCGCCTGCTGCCCGGGGGCACCGGACCGGCCAACCCCAAGGGGCTGGACTTCTACGACCGCCTGATCGACGAGCTGCTGGCCGCCGGAATCGCCCCCGCCGTCACCCTCTACCACTGGGATCTGCCCCAAGCCCTGGAAGACCGCGGTGGCTGGCGCGTCAGGGAGACCGCCGAAGCGTTCGGGCAGTACGCAGCCCTCGCGGCCGAGCGCTACGGGGACCGGGTGGAGCGCTGGATCACCCTCAACGAGCCGTACTGCTCCGCATTCGTGGGCTACGGCGAGGGTCGGCACGCACCCGGCGGCGAGGAGGGCCGCGGCGCGCTGGCGGCCGCACACCACCTGCTGGTCGCCCACGGTCTCGCGGTACGGGAGCTGCGCGCCGCGGGCGCCCGGGAGGTCGGGATCACCCTCAACCTCGACCGCATCCATCTCGCCTCCGCCCTCCCCGAGGACCGGGCCGCCCTGCGCCGTGCCAAGGTCCTCCACAACGAGGTCTGGACCGAGCCGCTCCTCGCCGGCCGCTACCCCGCGCACGAGACCGAGACCTGGGTCGGCCTCGCCGACGGCCCCTGGAGGCTGCCGGGCGACCTGGAACTCATCGGAGTCCCGCTGGACTTCCTCGGCGTCAACTTCTACCGCCCGGTGACCTTCGCCGCCGCCCCCCACCGCGAGGCCGACCCCGAAGCGCGCACCGCCGTGGACATCGGCGTCACCGAGGTGGACCGGTACAGGGTCCGGCACACCACCATGGGATGGCCCGTCGTCCCGGACGCACTCACGGAGTTGCTGCGCGAACTCCACGCCCGCCACCCGCGGCTTCCGCCGGTCTGGATCACCGAGAACGGCTCCGCCGAGGCCGACACCATCGGCCCCGACGGCCGGGTCCGTGACGCCGCGCGCATCGGCTACCTCACGGACCACCTCTCCGCCGTCGCCGACGCCATCTCCGCAGGGGTGGACGTGCGCGGCTACTACGTCTGGTCGCTGCTGGACAACTTCGAGTGGGCGCGCGGCTACGGCCAGCGCTTCGGCCTGGTCCACGTCGATTACGACACGCTGACCCGAACGCCCAAGGACAGTTACCACTGGTTCCGGGCCCTGATCACCGCGCACCGCGCGCGGACGGAGGAAACCACCCGATGA
- a CDS encoding acetylxylan esterase yields MPLTDLGEDELISYRPELSDPTDFDDFWRRTLAEARSHDTAIKVERVTAQHLLHTVEVDDVRFPGWNGEPVAAWLLRPRDAAGPLPVVITYMGYGGGRGLPTEHLLWSAAGYAQLVVDSRGQGHDTPDRGVGDGTQWVEGFMTRGIDSPDTYYYRRLITDCVRAVDAVAELPGLDSRRIVVAGGSQGGGLALAVAGLAGDRVAAAMPDVPFLCHFRHATAICGEGPYQEIAKYLRRHSPHRVEPAFATLDHFDGVHFARRATAPTLFSVALMDPVCPPSTVYAAFNRYAGEDRTMTVWPFGDHGGGYGSNPPVQLAWLRERGLGPEL; encoded by the coding sequence ATGCCGCTCACAGACCTCGGCGAGGACGAACTCATCAGCTACCGCCCCGAGTTGTCCGATCCGACGGATTTCGACGACTTCTGGCGGCGGACCCTCGCCGAAGCCCGGTCGCACGACACGGCGATCAAGGTGGAACGGGTCACCGCCCAGCACCTGCTGCACACCGTCGAGGTCGACGACGTGCGCTTCCCCGGCTGGAACGGCGAACCGGTGGCCGCCTGGCTGCTGCGCCCGCGCGACGCGGCCGGACCGCTGCCGGTCGTCATCACCTACATGGGCTACGGCGGCGGTCGCGGACTGCCCACCGAGCACCTGCTCTGGTCCGCCGCGGGCTACGCCCAACTCGTCGTCGACAGCCGGGGCCAGGGCCACGACACCCCGGACCGGGGCGTGGGCGACGGCACGCAGTGGGTCGAGGGCTTCATGACCCGCGGCATCGACTCTCCCGACACCTACTACTACCGGCGGTTGATCACCGACTGCGTGCGCGCCGTGGACGCGGTCGCGGAGCTGCCCGGACTCGACAGCCGCCGGATCGTGGTGGCCGGAGGAAGCCAGGGGGGCGGTCTGGCGCTCGCCGTCGCCGGTCTCGCCGGGGACCGCGTGGCGGCCGCGATGCCGGACGTTCCGTTCCTGTGCCACTTCCGCCACGCCACCGCGATCTGCGGCGAAGGCCCGTACCAGGAGATCGCCAAGTACCTGCGCCGGCACAGCCCTCACCGCGTGGAGCCGGCCTTCGCCACCCTCGACCACTTCGACGGCGTCCACTTCGCCCGGCGGGCCACCGCGCCGACGCTGTTCAGCGTGGCCCTGATGGACCCGGTCTGCCCGCCCTCCACGGTCTACGCCGCCTTCAACCGGTACGCGGGCGAGGACCGCACCATGACCGTGTGGCCGTTCGGCGACCACGGCGGCGGCTACGGCTCCAACCCGCCCGTGCAACTGGCCTGGCTGCGCGAGCGCGGCCTGGGACCGGAGCTCTGA
- the chvE gene encoding multiple monosaccharide ABC transporter substrate-binding protein, whose translation MRKLSAGLVTLGLTLSLAACGQSANGTGDAGAGGTGGDAKGGLIGIAMPTKSSERWINDGNNMVKEFQAKGYKTDLQYGDNVVENQVSQVENMITKGAKLLVIAAIDGSSLTNVLQKAADAHVRVISYDRLIRGTGNVDYYATFDNYKVGVLQGSYIVDKLGLKDGKGPFNVELFAGSPDDNNAAFFYNGAMSVLKPYIDDKKLVVQSGQTSLNQIATLRWDGGLAQSRMDNLLSKSYTAARVDAVLSPYDGISIGIISSLKGVGYGAGRPLPVVTGQDGELASVKSIIAGEQTQTVYKDTRQLAKAAVQMGDALLTGGKPEVNDTSQYNNGVKVVPAQLLQPVSVDKENYQKVLVDSGQYTADQLK comes from the coding sequence GTGCGGAAGCTTTCAGCGGGCCTTGTCACTCTGGGCCTGACGCTGTCGCTGGCAGCCTGCGGCCAGAGCGCCAACGGAACGGGCGACGCCGGGGCCGGCGGGACCGGCGGGGACGCCAAGGGCGGCCTCATCGGCATCGCGATGCCGACCAAGTCGTCGGAGCGCTGGATCAACGACGGCAACAACATGGTCAAGGAGTTCCAGGCCAAGGGTTACAAGACCGACCTCCAGTACGGCGACAACGTCGTGGAGAACCAGGTCTCCCAGGTGGAGAACATGATCACCAAGGGCGCCAAGCTGCTGGTGATCGCCGCCATCGACGGTTCCTCGCTCACGAACGTGCTGCAGAAGGCCGCGGACGCCCACGTCCGCGTCATCTCCTACGACCGGTTGATCCGCGGCACCGGGAACGTCGACTACTACGCGACCTTCGACAACTACAAGGTCGGCGTTCTCCAGGGCAGCTACATCGTCGACAAGCTCGGCCTCAAGGACGGCAAGGGCCCCTTCAACGTCGAGCTGTTCGCCGGCTCGCCGGACGACAACAACGCCGCCTTCTTCTACAACGGCGCGATGAGCGTCCTCAAGCCGTACATCGACGACAAGAAGCTGGTCGTGCAGAGCGGCCAGACCTCCCTCAACCAGATCGCCACACTGCGCTGGGACGGCGGTCTCGCCCAGTCCCGGATGGACAACCTGCTGAGCAAGTCGTACACAGCCGCCCGCGTCGACGCCGTGCTCTCGCCGTACGACGGCATCTCGATCGGCATCATCTCCTCGCTCAAGGGCGTCGGCTACGGCGCCGGCCGGCCACTGCCCGTCGTCACGGGCCAGGACGGCGAGCTGGCCTCGGTGAAGTCGATCATCGCGGGCGAGCAGACCCAGACCGTATACAAGGACACCCGCCAACTGGCCAAGGCCGCCGTCCAGATGGGCGACGCGCTGCTGACCGGCGGCAAGCCCGAGGTCAACGACACCAGCCAGTACAACAACGGCGTCAAGGTCGTGCCGGCGCAGCTGCTCCAGCCGGTCAGCGTCGACAAGGAGAACTACCAGAAGGTCCTGGTGGACAGCGGCCAGTACACCGCGGACCAGCTGAAGTAG